Proteins from a single region of Urocitellus parryii isolate mUroPar1 chromosome 4, mUroPar1.hap1, whole genome shotgun sequence:
- the LOC144248994 gene encoding phospholipase A and acyltransferase 2-like: MTLDGKQPKLGDLIEISRYCYQHWAIYVGNGYVVHLAPPSEVAGAGLSSIMSIVADRAIVKKELLSVVAGGDKYRVNNKHDDKYEPLPSNKIVQQAEKMVGKEVLYSVTSDNCEHFVNMLRYGVSRSDQVTDTFTVIGTASVVLGVAGLIGMMLYRSKREKQ; this comes from the exons ATGACTTTG GATGGAAAACAACCAAAACTCGGAGACCTAATTGAAATTTCTCGCTACTGCTATCAGCATTGGGCCATCTATGTGGGAAATGGCTATGTGGTCCATCTGGCTCCACCAA GTGAAGTGGCAGGAGCTGGCCTGAGCAGCATCATGTCCATCGTGGCTGACAGAGCCATAGTGAAGAAGGAGCTGCTGTCCGTGGTGGCCGGAGGAGACAAGTACCGGGTCAATAACAAGCACGATGACAAGTATGAGCCACTGCCATCCAACAAAATTGTCCAGCAGGCTGAGAAAATGGTGGGGAAGGAAGTCCTCTATTCAGTGACAAGTGACAACTGTGAGCACTTTGTGAACATGCTGCGCTATGGAGTTTCCCGCAGTGACCAG GTGACTGACACCTTCACTGTGATTGGTACTGCATCAGTCGTCCTGGGTGTTGCTGGCCTCATTGGGATGATGCTGTACAGAAGCAAGCGGGAAAAGCAGTAA